One Salmo trutta chromosome 19, fSalTru1.1, whole genome shotgun sequence genomic window carries:
- the LOC115154910 gene encoding RAC-beta serine/threonine-protein kinase-like: MNEVSVVREGWLHKRGEYIKTWRPRYFILKSDGSFIGYKEKPELSVQSLPPLNNFSVGECQLMKTERPKPNTFVIRCLQWTTVIERTFHVESNAEREEWMRAIQAVANGLKVREEEEPMDLFGSPSDNSSMEEMEVAMSKTRSKVTMSDFDYLKLLGKGTFGKVILVKEKATGMYYAMKILRKEVIIAKDEVAHTVTESRVLQNTRHPFLTTLKYAFQTHDRLCFVMEYANGGELFFHLSRDRVFTEDRARFYGAEIVSALEYLHSRDVVYRDLKLENLMLDNDGHIKITDFGLCKEGITDGATMKTFCGTPEYLAPEVLEDNDYGRAVDWWGLGVVMYEMMCGRLPFYNQDHERLFELILMEEIRFPRNLAPEGKALLAGLLKKDPKQRLGGGPDDAKDVMSHKFFTSINWQDVVDRKLTPPFKPQVTSETDTRYFDDEFTAQTITVTPPDKYDNLDCEDPNQPAHFPQFSYSASIRE, translated from the exons ATGAATGAGGTCAGCGTAGTCCGAGAAGGATGGCTCCACAAGAGAG GTGAGTACATTAAGACTTGGAGGCCGCGCTACTTCATCCTAAAGAGTGACGGCTCCTTCATCGGCTACAAAGAGAAGCCTGAGCTGTCCGTCCAGAGCTTGCCCCCGCTCAACAACTTCTCAGTGGGAG AATGCCAGCTGATGAAGACAGAGCGGCCCAAGCCTAACACATTCGTTATCCGCTGCCTGCAGTGGACAACGGTCATCGAGAGGACCTTCCATGTAGAAAGCAATGCAGAGAG agaggagTGGATGCGTGCCATCCAGGCAGTGGCCAATGGGTTGAAGGTGCGAGAGGAGGAAGAGCCCATGGACCTGTTTGGCTCTCCCAGCGACAACAGCagcatggaggagatggaggtggCCATGTCCAAGACCCGCTCCAAagtg ACAATGAGCGACTTTGACTACCTGAAGCTGCTGGGGAAGGGCACATTTGGCAAGGTTATCCTGGTGAAGGAGAAAGCCACGGGGATGTACTACGCCATGAAGATCCTGCGCAAGGAGGTCATCATCGCTAAG GATGAGGTTGCGCACACGGTTACAGAGAGCAGAGTGTTACAGAACACCCGGCATCCCTTCCTCACA ACACTGAAATACGCTTTCCAGACTCATGACCGATTATGTTTTGTGATGGAATATGCCAACGGAGGAGAG CTCTTCTTCCACCTGTCTCGGGATCGTGTGTTCACGGAAGACCGGGCCCGTTTCTATGGCGCTGAGATTGTATCTGCGTTGGAGTACCTCCATTCTCGTGATGTGGTATACAGGGACCTGAAG CTGGAGAATCTAATGCTGGACAATGACGGACATATTAAAATCACCGACTTTGGGCTATGTAAGGAAGGTATCACGGACGGCGCCACCATGAAGACCTTCTGTGGCACCCCAGAGTACCTTGCACCGGAG GTGCTGGAGGACAATGACTACGGTCGCGCTGTGGATTGGTGGGGCCTGGGCGTGGTCATGTACGAGATGATGTGCGGTCGGCTGCCCTTCTACAACCAGGACCACGAGCGGCTGTTTGAGCTCATCCTCATGGAGGAGATCCGCTTTCCCCGGAACCTGGCCCCCGAGGGGAAGGCGCTGCTCGCAGGCCTGCTCAAAAAGGACCCCAAGCAGAG GTTAGGGGGAGGACCAGATGATGCCAAAGATGTGATGTCTCACAAGTTCTTCACCTCCATCAACTGGCAGGATGTGGTAGATAGGAAG ctGACTCCGCCCTTCAAGCCTCAGGTGACGTCAGAGACCGACACCCGCTACTTTGACGATGAGTTCACGGCACAGACCATCACAGTCACACCTCCAGACAAGT ATGACAATCTGGACTGTGAGGACCCCAACCAGCCAGCACACTTCCCCCAGTTCTCTTACTCCGCCAGCATACGAGAGTGA